The Aminipila terrae nucleotide sequence AAGGATTTTATCCGGTTAACAGATTTTATCATTAAAAATTATGGTATAAACCTGAAGGCAAAGAAAGTTTTAATTGAAGGAAGACTTTCCAATTACCTTGCTGCTGAAGGTTATGAATCTTTTACAGATTATGTTGATCATATCATTTCTACACAAAAGAACAGTGATATAGAAATGATGCTTAACAAACTGACTACCAACCATACTTTCTTTATGCGTGAAGAAAACCATTTTACCTTTTTTAATGATACGATTTTACCGTATTTAGAGGAAAGAAATAAAAACCACAGCCTTAGCATTTGGAGTGCGGGCTGCTCCTCTGGTGAGGAGCCATATACTCTTTCAATCATTATGAAAGAATATTTTAAATCAAAGCCAGTTAAGTGGGATACCAGGCTTTTAGCTACTGATATTTCGCAGAATGCTTTAAGTAAAGCTGCCCGGGGACTATACAATGACGAATCCTTAAACGCACTTTCTGAAGCTTGGAAGCGAATATATTTTACAAAAAAAGATGGTGGTTATCAGGTTACTGATGAATTAAGGAAGAATGTGATTTTTAGGACCTTCAATCTGATGGAACCTATTAAGTTTAAAACTAAATTTGATGTTATCTTCTGTCGTAATGTGATGATTTATTTTGATAAACCTACAAAAGCTGCTTTGATACAAAGATACTATGATGCTTTAAATCCAGGTGGTTATTTACTTATTGGCCATTCAGAAACTGTTGACAGAGATGAATCCAATTTTGAATACATAATGCCTGCCACATACAGAAAGCCACTTTAAGGAGGTAGTCTTATGCCAATTCAGGGTACAAACATACGCGTTTTAGTAGTTGACGATTCAGCGGTGTATAGAACATTAATTTCTACTAATTTGTCAAGTAAGGCTGGTATTGAGGTTATCGGAATTGCTGGTGATGCTTATGATGCCCAGGAAAAAATAGCCCGGCTTAAGCCCGATGTTTTAACACTAGATGTGGAGATGCCTAAAATGACCGGTATTGAATTAACAAAAAAACTTATGACTTCAAGCCCGCTACCTATTATCCTGGTAAGCGCAGCAAATATCAACGTATTTGAAGCATTGCAGGCAGGTGCAGTGGACTTTGTCAAGAAACCGGATGCCAGTCATCCGATTTCACCAGCTATCTTTATTGAAGAGCTTTATGCTAAAATTAAAATTGCCTCTGTGGCAAAAGTTTCAAAACATATTCAGCTCGTGAAGCCTGCTGAGCCAGCGCGTACTGCAGGAACTGCAGCAGCTAATTCTGTTGCTTCAGTTAACAGCATCTTAGGGAAAAATTTAAAAGACCTGCCTGACAGTGTCTGTAATTCTACCATTATAGCTCTGGGAGCCTCAACAGGTGGTACAGAAGCTACTTATGAAGTATTGCAAAGGCTTCCGGCAAAGATTCCCCCCATTCTGGTTGTCCAGCACATGCCTATCGTATTTACAAAACTTTATGCGGAACGTTTAAACAGACTATGCGCTATGAATGTAAAAGAAGCTCAGGATAATGATGTGGTGGTTCCCGGCCAGGTATATATAGCTCCGGGAGACTGTCAGATGAGGCTGGTAAACATCGGCGGAATATACAAACTCCGCTGCAGGGACACGGAAAAAGTCAGTGGGCACTGCCCTTCTGTAGATGTTTTATTTGAATCAGTAGCTAAGGAATCATCAAAGAAAAACGTGGGCATCATTATGACAGGAATGGGCAAAGACGGAGCTGCAGGACTTTTGGAAATGAGAAACAAAGGTGCTTACACCATTGGTGAGAGCCAGGAATCCTGTGTTGTTTATGGAATGCCTATGGTAGCCCAGAATATCGGCGCTGTTATGGTTCAGGCAACAAATAAAGAAATCCCAAATGTACTTATGAAACATCTTAACAACCTGGGATAACAAAGGAGTTACAATTCTAACATGGATGACAGAAAAATTATTTTTGCACTGGATATTGGTACCCGTTCTGTTGTAGGTATTGTAGGTGCACTTAAAGATGGTAATTTTAATATCTTGGATTATGAACAGGAATTTCACGAAAAACGTGCCATGCGTGATGGTCAGATTGAAGACATTGATCTGGTTGCCCGAGTGGCAAACAACGTTAAAATGAAATTGGAGCAGCGCAGTGGACAAACCTTTACAAAAGTTTCTATTGCTGCAGCAGGACGCGCTTTACGTACAGTTCCTGCTTCCTTTTCCTATGATTTGATTCCAAATGAACCTATTTCACCTAAAATCATTCAGTACATGGAGTATTCCTCCATAGAAAAGGCTCAGGAAACTTTTTTATCCGAATCTACTGAATCAGAGTCCGGATTAAAGGATTACTATTGTGTAGGATATAGTGTCACTGATTATTTATTAGATGATTATAAAATAAAAAATCTGGAGAGTCAGAAAGGTAAAAAAGCTGTGGTGAATATCATTGCCGCTTTTCTTCCTGCCAGCGTATTGATTAGCCTTTATGCTGTAACCGCCCGTTGCGGACTGGAAGTAGACAACCTGACTCTGGAGCCTATTGCTGCAATACATGCAGTTGTTCCGGATGATGTAAGATTTTTAAACATAGCACTTGTTGATATTGGAGGAGGCACTTCGGATATTGCCATATCCCGAGATGGCAGCGTTATAGCTTATGACATGGTTACCATCGCTGGAGATGAGATTACAGAAGCGCTGATGCAGCATTACCTGACTAATTTTGCTACGGCTGAGCGGATTAAGCTTATGCTGAATGGTGAGGAAAAAATAGAATTTAAGGATATTCTGGGTAATCAGATTGAATTAACTCCTGATGAGGCCTTTGATGCTATAAAGGAGCCAGTCAATGCCCTGGCAGAGGCAATCAGTCAGAGAATCCTTCTCATAAATGGTTCTGCTCCTGCTGCCGTATTCCTTGTTGGTGGTGGCAGCCAGATACGTGGCCTTTGTAAAATTGTAGCAGACAAACTTGGTATGCCTGCCAACCGAGTAGCCATTGGTGTTGTCAACACAGATAATAATCTTTCTCTGTTCAGTGAAACCTTATATAGTCCTACTTTTGTTACTCCTATTGGTATTGGAATCGTTTCATCTCTTTACAGAGGATGTGATTTCTTCGCCATTTCTGTAAATGGAAGGCGCATCATGCTGTTTAACCATCAGGCCCTTAAGGTTATCGATGCCCTTATGTTTTCAGGGATTAAACCTTCCAGCCTGATTGGTCTCACTCCTCCAAACTTGATATATTCTCTGAACGGAGTTAAAAAGACCATAAAGGGCTCTCCTAGTATGCCTGGCGAATTACTGGTAAACGGTTCCCCTGCTACTATTGAAACAGAAATCAAACAAGGTGACGAAGTTACGGTTACACTGGCGAAAAATGGCCAGCCTCCTTCCCTAACCCTCTTAGAAGCACTGTCAGAATTCAATTTGAAGGATATTGGTTTAATTAAAATAAACGATACAAAGATTGAACTCCAGGATATGAGCGCTTTAGAGAACCGTAAAATCAACTATATGGATCAGATTACTGTTACCATGGCTTGTGATATGGAAGAACCTGCGGGAATACTTGAGATGATGGTTCCCCCACTCCCTGCCGCAGAAACAGACAGACATAATTCATATCCAGATATGAATATGGTTGAAATTAATAAGATTTATTCTCATGAGTTCAACAGTTCCAGTGTTTCTTTGTTACTTGCAGATGATGATTCTGACGATTTTCAAAATCTTGAAGACCCTGAAAATCCTGGAGATATTGAAGATACTGAAGTAGCCCCTCTGGCTGCTGAGGATGTGTCCAATGATTCTGATACTGAAGAAGTCTTGAATCCTACGGACATAACAGTAACATTAAATGGTGCCCCTGTTCATTTGATACAGGAAACAGAAGAGCCATTAATCCTGATGCATCTTTTAAAGTATGCTGATCTTGATGTGGCCAATCCACGGGGTGAACTTGTACTGAAAATCAACGGAGCTGACGCTAACTATGCAGATCAGCTTAATGATCATGATGTTGCAATCATCAAATGGAGTCAGGACGTTTAATATAACTTAATTATAAAAACAAATAGATAAAGTGTATTAAGGTTATTTATTAACATTGAATGCACTTTATTTTTTTGTGTACATTTTTTAACAAAATAAAAAAAATATTAAAGGTTTTGCCAGTGACAGCCGATATATAAAATAAGGTTTTATAAACTAAACAGAACAAAGAGGTGTTTATTATGAAAATTACGGGGAATTATTTCAATACCCAGATAAATAAAAAGAATATTCAGAGTCCGTCTACTGTTGAAAAAACAGGGTTTAAAGAACATCTTCAAAGTATGGACTCTATCACAATCAGTGCATCAAGAGAACAAATTGCCGAAGCACAGTTTGTGAATAAACTGAAGAGCCAGATTGGCGCTGATGTTAAATCTGGTACGCCTGCTGAAGAACTGGATAATCTGGCAGATCAAATTTCAAAGGGTCAATATGAAATCGGTGCCAATGAAATAGCGAAGAAAATCTTATTAGCCGGAAGTGAATCCTAAACCGTTAATATTTTGATATGACTTAAGGGGAACTTAAAGATGAATAATTATATGGAGATTAAAGAAATTATAGATGAATATATCAAATTAATGGATAAACTCATCGGTTTTGAGCAGGAAAAGTTAAAAGCTGTGGAAACTAAAAATATCGAGCATCTGGACAGCTTTTTAAATGAAGAACAAGTTTACCTTCTGCAGCTTAGAGGTCTGGATCAGAAAAGAGAAACTATCCTGAAAAAGTCTGGCATGGAAGGGTTAACATATAGACAGATTATAAATGGGATTGACAGTTCCCAATCCTCTGTTAGAAGTGAATTGGAAGATTCTTATGAGATTTTATCGGTTAAGACCAATCAATTTAAAGAAATAATCAATACCATTAAAACTTATATAGATTTAAGGCTCCACACCATTGAAGCGTTCATGGAAAGATTCGGAGCTCCCCCTTCTCAGGATGCAGGTGCAGGCATTTATGACAAGATTGCCGGCCAAAGCAGTTCCAATAATGCCAGCAGATTTAGATCAACTAAAGTTTAGAATATACGGAGGATAACATGTTAAGATCAACATTTTACTCTTTTACAACAGCCCTGAGAGGCTTAAATACAGCACAGAAGCAGCTGGATATAACTGGACAGAATATTTCCAACGTAAGTACAACCGGATATACCCGCCAACGAGCTGATGTTTATTCTGCTGCTGCCGGCGGTTATGGAGATAAATATGGTACCCGTTCTTCTACCCAGGTAGGCCAAGGGGTCATTGTGGGCAGTATATCTCAAAGCCGTGATCCTTTTCTTGATGTACGTTATAGAAAAGAAGCCGCTAATCTAGGGGAACAGCAATCAAAATTAGACTCATTAAATGACCTTTCTTCTGTTTTTGATGAAATAGAAAATAAAGGACTTATGACCACCTTTAATGACTTTGTTTCAAAGCTCCAATCTTTAGCAGGAAATGCAAATAGCTCCGAGTTTGATAAGATTGCCAGAAATGCTGCCTCTACACTGATTAAGCAGTTTAACCAGTATTCCAGTCAGATAGCCACTGTCCGCCAGGAAAAAGAATATAATCTGAAAGAAGTTACCTGCAAATCGCTGAATGATTTAATGACCAATATATCACAATTAAATAAAAGCATCCGTGAGGTTCAGAGTAATGGCGGACCAGCTTTGGAGTTGAAAGATGAAAGGAATCTACTTCTGGATCAGCTTTCAGATTATATGAAGATTGATGTTCAATATAATCCCAAAGAAGTAGCCGGTGGTATCATTGTGGATGATGTCTCTATTAGCATGGTGGGCGAAGACGGAACAAAACAGCCTCTTATTTATAATGACAGTGCTGCTACATTTAACGTTAAAACCAAAGGAGCAGATGGTACGGACAGAGCTATTGTAACCATTGATAATTCTGCACTGCCTGCAAAACAGGCCATAACAGAAATTAATGATTTGCTTCATTCCATATCCATCAGCAATAATACCCTTCAGGCTATAAATAATGATTTAGCCAAATTGTACCCTAATGATCCTGATGCAAATCCTGCCGGATCTGCTCTGGATTATAAGAGACTCTCTGCTAAAATTACTACGGTGACAAATTCCATAAGTGCATCAGGAGGTTTAGATGACCAGATTACAGCAGCTACAACTGCCATCGCCAATGCACAAAAAGCACTGAATGATAAACTCGCGGATACCACAAACCCGCCTACCGCAAATGATATAAAAACTTTAAGTAAAACCCTCTCTGATGCCATTGTTGCCCAGGCAGGACTTGTTTCCAAAAGAGATGCAGCCATTAAAGAAAAAGAACTTCTTAACAGTTATAACGATAAAGCAACTTCATACGCCACTGGTGTAACAAACTGTGACACTGCATTAAAAAAATTGATGCATGATTCTTTTGGTCTCACTGCGACCCAGTATTATACCCCAGGCGACTACACCAGCTGCTATTATACTTTTCAAGACGCTGGCGGTAATGACATAAAGGATTCCGGCGGTAATGTAATTAAATGGTATTCGGGCGGCCAGACCACTCAGGTTGACCGAGATAGTCTTACGGCAATGGGCATTAAGTTTACAGGCAGCTTTGATGCAGAAAAGCTGGCATCTCCGGGTTCTCTTAAGGGAGCCATTGACATGCTCAACAGTAAAGGCATATTTGACTATAAGTCCACTGAGACCCGTGGTATAGGCTATTATGAAAATATGCTTGACTCTCTGGCAGATAAACTGGCCACCACTTTAAATAAGTTAAATGATAATGAAAAGACAAGTATACAAGAGAATCTCTTCCAGACCTCCGATGGCTCAGCTGTTTTTACTGCAGCTAATCTGAGCATCGCCGATGGTTGGAAGAATGGTAAATACGGCATTACTGCCACAAAGCAGACTCAAGTTGGCTCCGGCAGTGACTCAGGTCTTAATGATAATATCTTATTAATGATTTCAACCATATCTTCAAAGCTGACTTATTCAACCGGACCGGTACCAAATAAAGATGCCAGCGGCAACTATCTGAAAACCGCAGCAGACGGTACAACCAGTATCGCTGCCAATGGCAGGGATTCCAAAGGAAATTACACCTTAAATGGCGTTTTAGTCTGCAATAAGGATATGGTGAATTTTAAATCCAAGATAATTACACAAGTTGATGCTACTCATTATACCGATGGGCCAAACACTTATACAAAAACCGGCGATAATATATATACCTGTGCACTAACCGGTACTTCGGTAAATAAAGACGGTATCATATATAAGGGAGACGGCACCACAGGAGAATATCAACTGGAGGCAAATATGTTGGCAGGATCCCCTGCTAACTCAGATACTTATCTTGCCTCTGATGGATTAACTGCAATTACCAATGGAAAAGATTCCAAAGGGAATTATACCTTGAATGGGGTTTTAGCATCTGGCCTCTATAAATCTGTAACCCTTACCCCTTCCGGTTCTGATTATACCGATAGTGACGGTAATTTATATCAAGATGCCGGAGGCAATGTATATACTTGTGCAGCAACTGGGAAGTCGGTAAACAGCAGCGGGATTCTTTATGAAGGAAATGGCAGCACCGGTAAATATCAGCTTGATGCAACAAAATTACCAGCTTCCCCTGCAAAATCTGGTACTTATCTTGCACCAGATGGCGTAACGGTTATTGCCAATGGGAAAGATGCTAACGGCAATTATACTATGACCACTACGGATGGTTCCGGCAAACAAACAGTAGTTACGGTAGCCAACTCGGATGGTGTCAAGTATAAAACGGAAGTGGATGGATCAAATTCCAAAGATAAAGAAGGTAACCTGATTTTGGATACCACCAGTCCAAGCAAATTAGATTATAGAAGTGAAAGCTTCTTATATAATGGAACATTTCAGGAGTACTTAGCAAATATCAGCAACGTTCTTTCTCTTGATATCAGTTCTGCCAGCAACCTTTCTGCCAATCATGAAACCATACTGGG carries:
- a CDS encoding CheR family methyltransferase → MLSITEKDFIRLTDFIIKNYGINLKAKKVLIEGRLSNYLAAEGYESFTDYVDHIISTQKNSDIEMMLNKLTTNHTFFMREENHFTFFNDTILPYLEERNKNHSLSIWSAGCSSGEEPYTLSIIMKEYFKSKPVKWDTRLLATDISQNALSKAARGLYNDESLNALSEAWKRIYFTKKDGGYQVTDELRKNVIFRTFNLMEPIKFKTKFDVIFCRNVMIYFDKPTKAALIQRYYDALNPGGYLLIGHSETVDRDESNFEYIMPATYRKPL
- a CDS encoding protein-glutamate methylesterase/protein-glutamine glutaminase — translated: MPIQGTNIRVLVVDDSAVYRTLISTNLSSKAGIEVIGIAGDAYDAQEKIARLKPDVLTLDVEMPKMTGIELTKKLMTSSPLPIILVSAANINVFEALQAGAVDFVKKPDASHPISPAIFIEELYAKIKIASVAKVSKHIQLVKPAEPARTAGTAAANSVASVNSILGKNLKDLPDSVCNSTIIALGASTGGTEATYEVLQRLPAKIPPILVVQHMPIVFTKLYAERLNRLCAMNVKEAQDNDVVVPGQVYIAPGDCQMRLVNIGGIYKLRCRDTEKVSGHCPSVDVLFESVAKESSKKNVGIIMTGMGKDGAAGLLEMRNKGAYTIGESQESCVVYGMPMVAQNIGAVMVQATNKEIPNVLMKHLNNLG
- a CDS encoding cell division protein FtsA gives rise to the protein MDDRKIIFALDIGTRSVVGIVGALKDGNFNILDYEQEFHEKRAMRDGQIEDIDLVARVANNVKMKLEQRSGQTFTKVSIAAAGRALRTVPASFSYDLIPNEPISPKIIQYMEYSSIEKAQETFLSESTESESGLKDYYCVGYSVTDYLLDDYKIKNLESQKGKKAVVNIIAAFLPASVLISLYAVTARCGLEVDNLTLEPIAAIHAVVPDDVRFLNIALVDIGGGTSDIAISRDGSVIAYDMVTIAGDEITEALMQHYLTNFATAERIKLMLNGEEKIEFKDILGNQIELTPDEAFDAIKEPVNALAEAISQRILLINGSAPAAVFLVGGGSQIRGLCKIVADKLGMPANRVAIGVVNTDNNLSLFSETLYSPTFVTPIGIGIVSSLYRGCDFFAISVNGRRIMLFNHQALKVIDALMFSGIKPSSLIGLTPPNLIYSLNGVKKTIKGSPSMPGELLVNGSPATIETEIKQGDEVTVTLAKNGQPPSLTLLEALSEFNLKDIGLIKINDTKIELQDMSALENRKINYMDQITVTMACDMEEPAGILEMMVPPLPAAETDRHNSYPDMNMVEINKIYSHEFNSSSVSLLLADDDSDDFQNLEDPENPGDIEDTEVAPLAAEDVSNDSDTEEVLNPTDITVTLNGAPVHLIQETEEPLILMHLLKYADLDVANPRGELVLKINGADANYADQLNDHDVAIIKWSQDV
- the flgN gene encoding flagellar export chaperone FlgN translates to MNNYMEIKEIIDEYIKLMDKLIGFEQEKLKAVETKNIEHLDSFLNEEQVYLLQLRGLDQKRETILKKSGMEGLTYRQIINGIDSSQSSVRSELEDSYEILSVKTNQFKEIINTIKTYIDLRLHTIEAFMERFGAPPSQDAGAGIYDKIAGQSSSNNASRFRSTKV
- a CDS encoding FlgK family flagellar hook-associated protein, with product MLRSTFYSFTTALRGLNTAQKQLDITGQNISNVSTTGYTRQRADVYSAAAGGYGDKYGTRSSTQVGQGVIVGSISQSRDPFLDVRYRKEAANLGEQQSKLDSLNDLSSVFDEIENKGLMTTFNDFVSKLQSLAGNANSSEFDKIARNAASTLIKQFNQYSSQIATVRQEKEYNLKEVTCKSLNDLMTNISQLNKSIREVQSNGGPALELKDERNLLLDQLSDYMKIDVQYNPKEVAGGIIVDDVSISMVGEDGTKQPLIYNDSAATFNVKTKGADGTDRAIVTIDNSALPAKQAITEINDLLHSISISNNTLQAINNDLAKLYPNDPDANPAGSALDYKRLSAKITTVTNSISASGGLDDQITAATTAIANAQKALNDKLADTTNPPTANDIKTLSKTLSDAIVAQAGLVSKRDAAIKEKELLNSYNDKATSYATGVTNCDTALKKLMHDSFGLTATQYYTPGDYTSCYYTFQDAGGNDIKDSGGNVIKWYSGGQTTQVDRDSLTAMGIKFTGSFDAEKLASPGSLKGAIDMLNSKGIFDYKSTETRGIGYYENMLDSLADKLATTLNKLNDNEKTSIQENLFQTSDGSAVFTAANLSIADGWKNGKYGITATKQTQVGSGSDSGLNDNILLMISTISSKLTYSTGPVPNKDASGNYLKTAADGTTSIAANGRDSKGNYTLNGVLVCNKDMVNFKSKIITQVDATHYTDGPNTYTKTGDNIYTCALTGTSVNKDGIIYKGDGTTGEYQLEANMLAGSPANSDTYLASDGLTAITNGKDSKGNYTLNGVLASGLYKSVTLTPSGSDYTDSDGNLYQDAGGNVYTCAATGKSVNSSGILYEGNGSTGKYQLDATKLPASPAKSGTYLAPDGVTVIANGKDANGNYTMTTTDGSGKQTVVTVANSDGVKYKTEVDGSNSKDKEGNLILDTTSPSKLDYRSESFLYNGTFQEYLANISNVLSLDISSASNLSANHETILGQIQDSRDALSGVSLDDEGVNILQYQKAYNAAARLMTALDECVERIINQMGKSGL